One genomic segment of Occultella kanbiaonis includes these proteins:
- a CDS encoding cation transporter, whose protein sequence is MSLPTLTAERREVLHRRIRLIVAITIGYNLIEAVIAITAGAAASSTALIGFGLDSTIEVLSAVVVAWQFTRRDPERWEKAALRVIAIAFFALAAYVSVASVLALAGGGEVRHSTVGIVLAAVSVVVMPFLSYAERRAGREVGSATAVADSKQTLICTYLSAAVLLGLVANSLFGWWWADAIAGLVIAAFALREGAEAWKGDACATSVGLILDADHDDHDHEHDHDDHEHDHDDHDHDDHEHDDHVDGERMS, encoded by the coding sequence ATGAGTCTGCCGACCCTGACCGCCGAGCGGCGCGAGGTGCTGCACCGGCGCATCCGACTGATCGTGGCCATCACGATCGGCTACAACCTCATCGAGGCCGTTATCGCGATCACGGCCGGTGCTGCGGCGTCGTCGACGGCACTGATCGGCTTCGGACTGGACTCCACGATCGAGGTGCTTTCCGCCGTCGTCGTCGCCTGGCAGTTCACCCGGCGGGACCCGGAGCGCTGGGAGAAGGCTGCGCTGCGGGTCATCGCGATCGCGTTCTTCGCGCTCGCGGCGTATGTCAGCGTCGCCTCGGTGCTGGCACTGGCCGGCGGTGGCGAGGTCCGGCACTCCACGGTCGGCATCGTGCTCGCCGCCGTGAGCGTCGTGGTGATGCCCTTCCTCTCCTACGCCGAGCGCCGGGCCGGCCGCGAGGTCGGCTCGGCGACCGCCGTCGCGGACTCCAAGCAGACCCTGATCTGCACCTACCTCTCGGCCGCGGTGCTGCTCGGCCTCGTGGCGAACAGCCTGTTCGGCTGGTGGTGGGCCGACGCCATCGCCGGACTCGTCATCGCTGCGTTCGCGCTCCGGGAGGGCGCCGAGGCGTGGAAGGGCGACGCGTGCGCCACGAGCGTCGGATTGATCCTCGATGCCGACCACGACGACCACGACCACGAGCACGACCACGACGACCACGAGCACGACCACGACGACCACGACCACGACGACCACGAGCACGACGACCACGTCGACGGCGAGAGGATGTCCTGA
- a CDS encoding ArsR/SmtB family transcription factor, which translates to MSTGTATLTHTAALARLGHALSDPTRAGVLLALREAPAYPSDLADALEVSRQVMSNHLACLRGCGLVEAVPEGRRTWYRLADAHLAPALDELLRVVLFVEPDCCDGEGCTC; encoded by the coding sequence ATGTCCACCGGCACCGCAACGCTGACCCACACCGCCGCGCTCGCGCGCCTCGGCCACGCACTCTCCGACCCGACCCGCGCGGGCGTCCTGCTCGCCCTCCGGGAGGCGCCCGCCTACCCGTCGGACCTGGCGGACGCGCTGGAGGTGTCCCGACAGGTGATGTCCAACCACCTCGCCTGCCTGCGCGGCTGTGGGCTGGTCGAGGCGGTCCCGGAGGGGCGGCGCACCTGGTACCGCCTCGCGGACGCGCACCTCGCCCCGGCGCTCGACGAGTTGCTCCGCGTGGTCCTGTTCGTCGAGCCGGACTGCTGCGACGGGGAAGGCTGCACCTGCTGA
- a CDS encoding LLM class flavin-dependent oxidoreductase, with protein MDYGHTLEFGAFVNPGSADPAGVVELARRAEGLGLDLVTVQDHPYQPALLETWTLLSWIAGSTDRIRIAPNVLNMAIRPPAVLARAAASLDLLSGGRLELGLGAGHIWDAIAAMGTPRRSPGESVDALAEAIEVLRTVWAGDASTPIELPGAFHALDGAQGGPAPAHTVSLWIGALKPRMQRLIGAKADGWWPSLGRLGPGDLAAGNAVVDAAATEAGRDPREIRRLLNITGSFGPTAEGGLSGPTAAWVERLLPYALDDGVGTFVFAASGEPDLERFATEVAPALREAVAAERSARETVVGAVVPLAIRGKRRAGIDYDDVPAALAATAVEPGHAGFAGVRNTYLRGGSPGLVLRPGSADEVVQALAFARSQPVPLAVRSAGHGISGRSTNDGGIVIDLSRLNRIEVLDTETRRVRIEPGARWGEVAQALHPHGWAISSGDFGGVGVGGLATAGGIGWLGREHGLTIDHVRAVEIVLADGSLVRADAEHHPDLFWAVRGAGANFGIVTAFEFEVDEVGDVGFAQLAFDAGNVAEFLENWGALQEAAPRDLTSFLIIGRPRGGQVVATVMAAVDSDDPDTVISRLQPFATLGPLLQQAVQILPYPAIVATPDGGQHGQGEPATRSALVDHITPELAAAASKLIHSGVSYFFQIRSVGGAVSDVPPDATAYAHRSANFSVIAFGAGRTRLDAVWDTQIQPHANGLYLSFETDPRPERITDAFPPATLARLRELKGRLDPENVFRDNFSVAPAERGLRVG; from the coding sequence ATGGACTACGGACACACCCTGGAGTTCGGGGCCTTCGTCAACCCCGGCAGCGCCGACCCGGCCGGTGTCGTCGAGCTCGCCCGGCGCGCCGAGGGGCTCGGCCTCGACCTCGTCACCGTGCAGGACCACCCCTACCAGCCCGCGTTGCTGGAGACCTGGACCCTGCTGTCCTGGATCGCCGGCAGCACGGACCGGATCCGGATCGCCCCGAACGTGCTGAACATGGCGATCCGCCCGCCCGCCGTGCTCGCCCGCGCCGCAGCGAGCCTGGACCTCCTCTCCGGTGGGCGCCTCGAGCTCGGCCTCGGCGCCGGGCACATCTGGGACGCGATCGCCGCGATGGGGACCCCGCGGCGCAGTCCCGGGGAGTCGGTGGACGCGCTCGCGGAGGCGATCGAGGTGCTCCGCACCGTCTGGGCCGGTGACGCCTCGACGCCGATCGAACTGCCCGGCGCCTTCCACGCGCTCGACGGCGCCCAGGGTGGCCCCGCGCCCGCGCACACCGTCTCGCTGTGGATCGGCGCCCTCAAGCCACGCATGCAGCGCCTCATCGGCGCGAAGGCGGACGGCTGGTGGCCCTCGCTCGGGCGGCTCGGCCCGGGTGACCTGGCCGCCGGGAACGCCGTCGTGGACGCCGCCGCCACCGAGGCCGGGCGCGACCCCCGCGAGATCCGTCGCCTGCTCAACATCACCGGCTCGTTCGGCCCGACGGCGGAGGGCGGGTTGAGTGGACCGACCGCGGCCTGGGTGGAGCGGCTGCTCCCGTACGCGCTGGACGACGGCGTGGGCACCTTCGTGTTCGCGGCCTCCGGCGAGCCGGACCTCGAGAGGTTCGCGACCGAGGTGGCACCCGCCCTGCGCGAGGCCGTCGCCGCCGAGAGGTCAGCGCGCGAGACCGTGGTCGGCGCCGTGGTTCCGCTGGCGATCCGCGGCAAGCGGCGCGCGGGCATCGACTACGACGACGTCCCCGCCGCGCTGGCCGCGACCGCCGTCGAGCCCGGCCATGCTGGCTTCGCGGGCGTGCGCAACACCTACCTGCGCGGCGGCTCGCCTGGCCTGGTGCTCCGGCCAGGCAGTGCCGACGAGGTGGTGCAGGCGCTCGCGTTCGCGCGGTCCCAGCCGGTGCCGCTCGCCGTCCGCAGCGCCGGGCACGGCATCAGCGGCCGCTCCACGAACGACGGCGGCATCGTCATCGACCTGTCCCGTCTGAACCGGATCGAGGTCCTCGACACCGAGACCCGACGGGTCCGCATCGAACCGGGCGCCCGCTGGGGCGAGGTGGCGCAGGCGTTGCACCCGCATGGATGGGCGATCAGCTCCGGGGACTTCGGGGGCGTGGGCGTCGGCGGGCTGGCCACGGCCGGTGGGATCGGCTGGCTCGGCCGCGAGCACGGGCTCACCATCGACCACGTGCGCGCCGTCGAGATCGTCCTCGCGGACGGCTCTCTCGTGCGGGCCGACGCCGAGCACCACCCGGACCTGTTCTGGGCGGTGCGCGGCGCGGGCGCGAACTTCGGCATCGTCACCGCGTTCGAGTTCGAGGTGGACGAGGTGGGGGACGTCGGCTTCGCCCAGCTGGCCTTCGACGCGGGGAACGTCGCCGAGTTCCTCGAGAACTGGGGCGCCCTGCAGGAGGCGGCGCCGCGGGATCTGACCAGCTTCCTGATCATCGGCCGTCCGCGGGGCGGGCAGGTGGTGGCCACTGTGATGGCGGCGGTCGACTCCGACGACCCGGACACTGTGATCAGCAGGCTCCAGCCGTTCGCGACGCTCGGCCCGCTCCTGCAGCAGGCCGTGCAGATCCTGCCCTACCCGGCCATCGTGGCCACGCCCGACGGCGGCCAGCACGGCCAGGGCGAGCCCGCCACCCGGTCCGCACTCGTGGACCACATCACCCCCGAGCTCGCCGCCGCGGCCAGCAAGCTCATCCACAGCGGCGTGAGCTACTTCTTCCAGATCCGGTCCGTCGGCGGCGCCGTCTCGGATGTGCCCCCGGACGCGACGGCGTACGCGCACCGGTCCGCGAACTTCTCCGTGATCGCGTTCGGCGCCGGGCGGACCCGCTTGGACGCGGTCTGGGACACCCAGATCCAGCCGCACGCGAACGGGCTCTACCTGAGCTTCGAGACCGACCCCCGGCCCGAGCGGATCACCGACGCGTTCCCACCGGCCACGCTGGCCCGGCTGCGCGAACTCAAGGGCAGGCTCGACCCGGAGAACGTGTTCCGGGACAACTTCAGCGTGGCGCCGGCGGAGCGAGGGCTGCGGGTCGGCTAG
- a CDS encoding LLM class flavin-dependent oxidoreductase codes for MPDYGHDLTFGTFITPTNAAPAKVVELAKATEAAGLDLATFQDHPYQAGFLDTWTLLSYVAAQTDRISLSANVINLPLRPPAVLARAAASLDLLSGGRFELGLGAGAFWDAIEAMGGPRRTPGESITALSEGIDIIRGLWDTSTRERLVVDGTFYQVDGPKRGPAPAHDIQIWLGAYKPRMLRLIGRKADGWLPSLGYVKDLNDLTTSNATIDEAAIAAGRTPGDVRRLLNVGGTFSAQRSDRLLAGPPEQWAEQLAALTLEYGFSTYILSGDDAQAMMILGQEVAPAVRELVRAERGTEQTDATPAVGL; via the coding sequence ATGCCGGACTACGGCCACGACCTGACCTTCGGAACCTTCATCACGCCCACGAACGCAGCACCGGCGAAGGTGGTGGAACTCGCGAAGGCCACCGAGGCGGCCGGGCTCGACCTGGCCACGTTCCAGGACCACCCCTACCAGGCGGGCTTCCTCGACACCTGGACGCTGCTCAGCTACGTGGCCGCGCAGACCGACCGGATCTCGCTGTCCGCCAACGTGATCAACCTGCCGTTGCGCCCGCCCGCCGTGCTGGCCCGCGCCGCCGCGAGCCTCGACCTGCTCTCCGGTGGCCGGTTCGAGCTTGGCCTGGGCGCCGGCGCGTTCTGGGACGCCATCGAGGCCATGGGTGGCCCCCGCCGCACGCCGGGGGAGTCCATCACCGCCCTGAGTGAGGGCATCGACATCATCCGCGGGCTCTGGGACACCAGCACCCGGGAGCGCCTCGTCGTGGACGGGACGTTCTACCAGGTGGACGGCCCCAAGCGTGGCCCGGCCCCGGCGCACGACATCCAGATCTGGCTCGGCGCCTACAAGCCGCGGATGCTCCGCCTGATCGGCCGCAAGGCCGACGGCTGGCTGCCCTCCCTCGGCTACGTCAAGGACCTGAACGACCTGACCACCTCCAACGCGACGATCGACGAGGCCGCGATCGCCGCCGGGCGCACCCCGGGTGACGTGCGCCGGCTGCTGAACGTCGGCGGCACGTTCTCCGCCCAGCGCAGCGACCGGCTGCTGGCCGGCCCGCCCGAGCAGTGGGCCGAGCAGCTCGCCGCGCTCACGCTCGAGTACGGCTTCTCCACCTACATCCTCTCCGGTGACGACGCGCAGGCGATGATGATCCTCGGCCAGGAGGTCGCGCCCGCCGTCCGCGAACTCGTCCGCGCCGAACGTGGCACCGAGCAGACCGACGCGACCCCCGCCGTCGGGCTCTGA
- a CDS encoding MarR family winged helix-turn-helix transcriptional regulator: MATNPEPTHERCRARREGDFGWHVGTLLRAYEAAVAEVVADVPHGSRGYQVLDVVVHGDQPTQVALAAHLGIDRTVMTYLIDDLVGADLVRREQSPTDRRARRVVATATGRATLAELERRVRAAEDATMGVLAADEREVLRGLLRRVACGLRDIDVTDAGDPPVELPMAAVRS; encoded by the coding sequence ATGGCGACGAACCCCGAACCGACGCACGAGCGGTGCCGTGCCCGCCGCGAGGGGGACTTCGGCTGGCACGTCGGGACCCTGCTGCGGGCCTACGAGGCGGCCGTCGCGGAGGTCGTCGCGGACGTTCCGCACGGCTCCCGCGGCTACCAGGTGCTCGACGTCGTGGTCCACGGGGACCAGCCGACCCAGGTCGCCCTGGCCGCGCACCTCGGCATCGACCGGACCGTGATGACCTACCTCATCGACGACCTGGTCGGGGCGGACCTGGTCCGGCGGGAGCAGAGCCCCACCGACCGTCGCGCCCGCCGGGTCGTGGCCACCGCCACCGGCCGGGCCACGCTGGCCGAGCTCGAGCGCCGGGTGCGGGCCGCCGAGGACGCCACGATGGGGGTGCTCGCGGCGGACGAGCGAGAGGTGCTGCGCGGCCTGCTGCGCCGGGTGGCGTGCGGGCTGCGGGACATCGACGTCACCGACGCCGGCGACCCCCCGGTCGAACTCCCCATGGCTGCGGTTCGCTCCTGA